The following nucleotide sequence is from Desulfobacterales bacterium.
AAAAAGGTCGAGATCGATGATATTGGGCAACACCAAGGATCTCACTCCAAAGCGCTCGAAAACTTTTTTTAAAAAGGCACTTGGAACGGTAACAAAATCGGCCTGTTTCAACACCCATAGAAATCTCTTTCCAAAATTATGGAAAAAATCTTCGGCTTCTCCCCCCCGATAGTTGACGATCACACGATTGGACAAAATTTTCCCTATAATAACAGCGGGGATGACATTGAAGAAATAATAGAGATGTGAACATCCTAAAATATAAATAATAGCGGTGGGCCGGCAACCGGAAATCAATCGCCAAAGAAACACGACCTCTCTTAGCAGGGTTCTTATTGCCGGAATGTTTCCAACAAACCGTTCAATCGTCTCGGTTGACCTGTTTGTGGGAATAATCGTGACGCAAACCCGTTCCTTTTCCAGCAATTTTTTTAATAAGAACGCCTGGTTTGCCATCCCGCCAAAGGGCGGTGGGATGGGCGCCACGATAACCACATTCAAAAAAGGATTGCCGCTATCATTCATTCTTGAAGTTATATGGAGCCATCAGCTCAACCGGTTCGCTTGAATCCCAAAAAATTAAACTGCCGCCAATGCGAATTTCCACGGTTCCAAAAAGTCGGTTTGGGTCGCGTGCCTGTCAGGTCTCAACCGGCCTGCATGACCTCGCGGGTCATTTGGATCTCTTTTTCTTCAGCGAATTTTTCTTCTCGCTGTAAAATTTTCAGCAACACGCATATCGCATTCAGATGGTAAAACAAATCCCAATAGGCGACACCTAAAAAAGCCCCCCCGACAGCATACGCCAAAAGGGAGGTTTGAACCGAAATGGCAGCGTCGCCTATCCAACCATCCTTTCCACTTTTGGCAGCTCTTCGGTTGACTCTCTCCAAGGCTATCATCGTCCCAAACAACAAGCTGAGCCACAGCAGCAGCGCAACATATCCATGTTCGCCCAATATTTCGAAATACGCACTGTGTGCATCATGCGCCAAGCCGCGAAAAGTTTCAAACCCGCCGCCGGAAAAGGGGGACATATTCGCTCTGAGGTAGGCATAGTTCCAGGCCTCGAATCGCCCTAAAACAGATGCGTCCTCGTCATAGGTTTCGATTGTTTGCATCCGGTCAAACCACTTTGTCGGCAGGTGGGTTGAGGCGACAGGGATGGCCAATAATAATCCCGGAATCAAAACCAAAAGCCATCTCTTTCTTTTTTGCCTCAGCAGTATGGCCGATACTGTAACGGCCAAGGTTAGCAATCCCCCCCTTGACCATGTGCAAATAACTGAAAAAACGGAAAAAATAAACATAACCGGAAACATTATGCGCAGCCATTTGCTGGTGGATATTCGCCCACACAATAAAAATACCGGCAACATCATATTCAGGGCGAGCGCGATGTCATTGTTATCCGCATAAAAGCTATATGGCGGCCCCCATACCTTATGGGAAAAGCCTGTTCCTATAGCAAATATCCCCCCTTTAAGGCCCACTAGGCCGAAGGAAATTGCTATTACAAATAGTAGAAATTTTAGTTGTTCTTTTGTCCTTATTAAAAAGAAGGTGGGGATGATACCAATATAAATTTTCATCACCTTTTCCCACTGGCTCTGGGCAGCGAATGGATGATCCGGATTCAAATAAGTTGTTAGGGTGAAATAGAGCATTAGTAAAATGAACAACATCGTTTCTCTGGTCAGCGGAAACGCCCTGCTTTCCTTTCGGTTAAGAAACATGCCGATTACGGTTGCGGAAAAGACGATGAAATATATCGGCATGGTAACGGAAAATCCCCAGGCATATCGGTGCGGATTTAAATAGCCTATTACCGCCAAGGCTAGCACCCCGATCCATGGCTTAAATAAGGCGATGAAGGACGAGGATACCGTAAACAACAATACCAATAAATCACGCACGGTTTATTAACCCTTTCCAATACATCCGCTAATAACCCTTATATCCCAATTTTCCCATCGTATCATCAAGTAATGGCAATATGTTAGATATTTGTTCGGGGTTTTCTTCCTTCCATTTATTCAAACGCGGTTTTGAAAATGCGTTCGTCGGGTTTTGCACTAGCGATGAACAGTATTTTTCAATTACTGGGGTAAACGGAATGCTCAGTTTCGAAAACACATCCCAAAATGTTTCAACAGGTCTTAAGAGAATGTCCTCATAGCTGACCTCCACCCATTTTGGTGCCGGCACCAAGGATTTTGCCCTCAAAACGGCCGTATTGGCGGCGATCCACTGTTGCGCACATACATTTTCGATACTGTCCCTTAAATAATTTCGCCAACCCTCAAAGAGGAAAAAACACCAGGTGGTGTAATTACCCCCGTCTACGGCTACCTTTTCGGGCAAGTCCAACGCCCATTTGCCGTATTCGCCGGGTCTCGCCCAGCCATGGATAAGTGAATTCACGTTATCGGGCCCATTCCTTTTGACAAATAAAAAGGAGGCGTCCCTAAATAGGGTTTTCAGGTATGGTATACGAAAACAATTCTGATTTGCTTTATCAACGAAACGCTTTCGGCCTAACTGCGTATAAAAAAATCGCGTAACAGCATACTTATCCGCATCGGTTGCCTCTTTTGCGGTCAACTGATGGGAATTCCATCCATTCTCCGAAGCAGGATGCAATCGTTCCCATGTTTCATGGCTTTCCCTGAAAAGAGATCTCAAATCGGCGCTCTGCGATAGCGCAAGATAGGCGGCCGTTGTACCCGCTCTGGAGCAGCCGACGATGAAAATAGGGTTCGAAAGCTTCGGGCGCCAAATTGGGTACAAGAGGCTTCGATAAAGAACGGCCATTTCTTTTCCATAGTAAACCGCGTTTTTAACGATTTTCTTCTGAAAGCTGTTGAATTGATTTATCATCTGACCTTATCGGAAAAGATTATTTTATATTAAGGCAACCATGTATTTCGCCGATTATTGCCCCACATCGGACAAAATAATACCGCTTTTGATTCAATCCGGGGTTAATACAAAATAAAAACGCATTTCTAATCAGCAAGTTGAAAAGATAGGGCGGTACGCCGAACATGCAGTGCTCGACCTGGTCCCTCCGATCCAGTTGTCGCACAACTTTGTTCCTCAGATACGCTTTTT
It contains:
- a CDS encoding putative O-glycosylation ligase, exosortase A system-associated, whose amino-acid sequence is MRDLLVLLFTVSSSFIALFKPWIGVLALAVIGYLNPHRYAWGFSVTMPIYFIVFSATVIGMFLNRKESRAFPLTRETMLFILLMLYFTLTTYLNPDHPFAAQSQWEKVMKIYIGIIPTFFLIRTKEQLKFLLFVIAISFGLVGLKGGIFAIGTGFSHKVWGPPYSFYADNNDIALALNMMLPVFLLCGRISTSKWLRIMFPVMFIFSVFSVICTWSRGGLLTLAVTVSAILLRQKRKRWLLVLIPGLLLAIPVASTHLPTKWFDRMQTIETYDEDASVLGRFEAWNYAYLRANMSPFSGGGFETFRGLAHDAHSAYFEILGEHGYVALLLWLSLLFGTMIALERVNRRAAKSGKDGWIGDAAISVQTSLLAYAVGGAFLGVAYWDLFYHLNAICVLLKILQREEKFAEEKEIQMTREVMQAG
- a CDS encoding sulfotransferase gives rise to the protein MINQFNSFQKKIVKNAVYYGKEMAVLYRSLLYPIWRPKLSNPIFIVGCSRAGTTAAYLALSQSADLRSLFRESHETWERLHPASENGWNSHQLTAKEATDADKYAVTRFFYTQLGRKRFVDKANQNCFRIPYLKTLFRDASFLFVKRNGPDNVNSLIHGWARPGEYGKWALDLPEKVAVDGGNYTTWCFFLFEGWRNYLRDSIENVCAQQWIAANTAVLRAKSLVPAPKWVEVSYEDILLRPVETFWDVFSKLSIPFTPVIEKYCSSLVQNPTNAFSKPRLNKWKEENPEQISNILPLLDDTMGKLGYKGY